The genomic region CTGCGGCTCGCACACCCACACGCTGGTGCCTCAGCGGCGGAACGTCTACGTGTACGTCTCGTCGTACTCGCCGAGCGCGGCCTACCCCGACTGCCGGCCACCGCACGACGGCATCTCCGTCATCAAGGTGCCGCGCAACGCCCCCGAGAAGGCGGCGGTCGTGGGCTTCCCCGTGCTGTTCCCCGGTGAGGGACCGGACGGCGGCGGCAATCCGGGCGGGCCCACAAACCCGGGCGTCTCCAAGACCACCGGCTGCCACGACATCACCGTGCTGCCCTCGAAGGACCTGGCCGCGGGCGCCTGCATGGGGGACGGCATCCTGTTCTCCGTCGAGGACCCGGAGCACCCGAAGGTCATCGACCGCGTGCAGGACAACGTCAACTTCTCCTTCTGGCACTCGGCGACGTTCAACCAGAAGGCGAACAAGGTCGTGTTCACCGACGAGCTGGGCGGCGGCCCCGCGGCCACCTGCAACGCGGCGACCGGGCCGAACCGCGGTGCCGACGGCATCTACGACATCGTCGGCAAGGGTGACGAGCGCAAGCTCGTCTTCCGCAGCTACTTCAAGATCCCCCGCCACCAGGCGGACACCGAGAACTGCGTGGCCCACAACGGCTCGCTGATCCCGGTGAAGGGCAGGGACCTGATGGTCCAGGCCTGGTACCAGGGCGGTGTCTCCGTCTGGGAGTTCACCGACTCGTCGAAGCCCAGGGAGATCGCCTACTTCGAACGCGGCCCGATGAGCACCGACCGGCTGACCTTCGGCGGCTCGTGGTCGGCGTACTACTACAACGGCTACATCTACTCGAACGAGATCACCAAGGGCTTCGACGTCCTGAAGATCAAGGACCGGCGCACGGACCCGGCACGGTGGGTCCACCTGCGTGAGCTCAACGTGCAGACACAGCCGGACTACTTCGGCTGACCC from Streptomyces chartreusis NRRL 3882 harbors:
- a CDS encoding LVIVD repeat-containing protein — protein: MILLNDRRTRRRRLGACAIAGGLLAALLVAAPAGATPDPGDVPPTPKEVSKSAQAEAREAIESGEIPGQDVIVHSANIEHLANIPKDVLPGTNTDLAFQGRYAIAGNYDGFRIFDISNPKSPKTVAQVLCPGSQNDVSVSGDLLFLSTDSSRSDSSCSSTTQPATEKSSWEGMKVFDISDKRNPRYVAAVETACGSHTHTLVPQRRNVYVYVSSYSPSAAYPDCRPPHDGISVIKVPRNAPEKAAVVGFPVLFPGEGPDGGGNPGGPTNPGVSKTTGCHDITVLPSKDLAAGACMGDGILFSVEDPEHPKVIDRVQDNVNFSFWHSATFNQKANKVVFTDELGGGPAATCNAATGPNRGADGIYDIVGKGDERKLVFRSYFKIPRHQADTENCVAHNGSLIPVKGRDLMVQAWYQGGVSVWEFTDSSKPREIAYFERGPMSTDRLTFGGSWSAYYYNGYIYSNEITKGFDVLKIKDRRTDPARWVHLRELNVQTQPDYFG